From Rhizobium favelukesii, the proteins below share one genomic window:
- a CDS encoding PAS domain-containing sensor histidine kinase, with the protein MMNVRRATAADGRLRVDFDDLLAWRDSFSARRSRVSSSSSRNLSQVEIVLKRIIPILIVAFLTVVAASHFFGMVSEYGRTEAAARHSTALAAATAAAAFADANQIFETADVMQAQARLARFIPQDRLDDDAFVLLVQPSGKVFAATAAGSTYLGASVGDFFSEISAIRRFGDRAGVIETTISGRPHYAEITLIGGSGGYVIAATSLERIGKLWRDEVTLNVTLFAGISSILLVILYAYYMQVKRARDADDIFLESNLRVETALSRGRCGLWDFDFDSREFYWSRSMYEMLGLPASERTMCFSDAARLMHPDDGGVYEIARSIARGDAGQVDQIFRMRHAGGHYVWMRARAQVIRTNSGRVHMIGIAMDVTEQHRLAQRYAEADQRLADAIECTSEAFVLWDKNDRLVMCNAHFQQAYGLPDSVLVPGTERTLVNAAAARPVIERRIADADGSGYSRTTEVQLADERWLQINERRTRDGGMVSVGTDITLLKRNQERLRDSERRLMATIGDLSASRQTLESQKAALSVANSNYLVEKERAEGANRAKSEFLANMSHELRTPLNAILGFSEILQDQMFGPLGSSKYNEYARDIHDSGKHLLNVISDILDMSKIEAGHMKLECETIDLAPLIEESLRFTAIPAAQKNIFVEQRICDGMRLTADRRAMKQILLNLLSNAVKFTNEGGRIAVRTRRTNSGVMLTIADTGIGIPRAALGKIGQPFEQVQNQYAKSKGGSGLGLAISRSLTTLHGGKMKIRSREAIGTVISLHIPNNGH; encoded by the coding sequence ATGATGAACGTGCGGCGGGCAACCGCAGCCGACGGACGGCTGCGTGTCGATTTCGACGACCTCCTGGCCTGGCGCGATAGCTTTTCAGCCAGGCGCTCCCGCGTTTCCTCGTCGTCCTCGCGCAACCTCTCCCAGGTCGAAATCGTCCTGAAGCGAATTATTCCGATTCTGATCGTAGCCTTCCTTACGGTTGTGGCTGCATCGCACTTTTTCGGAATGGTCTCCGAGTATGGTCGGACAGAGGCCGCCGCCCGCCATTCCACCGCACTTGCCGCCGCGACTGCCGCTGCGGCCTTCGCCGATGCCAACCAGATATTCGAAACCGCAGACGTCATGCAGGCGCAGGCTCGGCTGGCGCGTTTTATTCCGCAGGATCGCCTGGACGATGACGCCTTCGTGCTGCTGGTGCAGCCGAGCGGCAAGGTGTTCGCAGCAACGGCAGCCGGCTCAACCTATCTTGGCGCCAGCGTCGGCGACTTTTTCTCGGAGATCTCAGCGATCCGCCGTTTCGGCGATCGCGCCGGCGTCATCGAAACGACGATCAGCGGCCGTCCCCACTACGCCGAGATTACTCTGATCGGCGGCTCCGGCGGCTATGTCATCGCCGCGACATCGCTGGAGCGGATCGGCAAACTCTGGCGGGACGAAGTCACGCTGAACGTGACACTCTTCGCAGGCATCTCCTCGATCCTGCTCGTCATCCTGTACGCCTACTACATGCAGGTGAAGCGCGCCCGCGATGCCGACGATATCTTTCTAGAGTCGAACCTCCGCGTCGAAACCGCGCTGTCGCGCGGGCGCTGCGGACTTTGGGACTTCGATTTCGACAGCCGCGAATTCTACTGGTCGCGCTCGATGTACGAGATGCTGGGCCTTCCCGCTTCCGAGCGGACGATGTGCTTCAGCGATGCGGCCCGCCTGATGCATCCCGATGACGGCGGTGTCTACGAAATCGCCCGGTCGATCGCCCGTGGCGATGCCGGTCAGGTCGACCAGATATTCCGTATGCGGCATGCCGGCGGCCACTATGTCTGGATGCGGGCTCGCGCCCAGGTGATCCGTACCAATTCCGGCCGCGTCCACATGATCGGGATCGCAATGGACGTGACCGAGCAGCATCGCCTCGCCCAGCGTTACGCCGAGGCCGATCAGCGGCTGGCAGACGCCATCGAATGCACATCGGAAGCTTTCGTGCTCTGGGATAAGAACGACCGTCTCGTCATGTGCAACGCACATTTCCAGCAGGCGTACGGACTTCCCGATAGCGTTCTGGTCCCGGGGACCGAGCGCACACTTGTCAATGCCGCGGCAGCACGCCCGGTGATCGAACGCCGCATCGCCGACGCAGATGGCTCCGGCTACTCCCGCACGACCGAAGTACAGCTTGCTGATGAGCGCTGGCTGCAGATCAATGAGCGCCGTACGCGCGACGGCGGCATGGTTTCTGTCGGCACCGATATCACGTTGCTGAAACGCAACCAGGAGCGTCTGCGTGACTCCGAACGCCGGCTCATGGCGACGATCGGTGACCTCTCCGCTTCCCGTCAGACTCTGGAAAGCCAGAAGGCTGCACTCTCTGTCGCCAACTCCAACTATCTCGTCGAGAAGGAGCGCGCGGAAGGCGCCAACCGGGCGAAGAGCGAGTTCCTGGCGAACATGTCCCACGAGCTTCGCACGCCGCTCAACGCAATCCTCGGCTTTTCGGAAATCCTGCAGGATCAGATGTTTGGCCCGCTCGGCTCGTCGAAGTACAATGAATACGCGCGCGACATCCACGATAGCGGCAAGCACCTTCTGAACGTCATCAGCGATATTCTCGATATGTCGAAGATCGAAGCAGGCCACATGAAGCTTGAGTGCGAAACGATCGATCTCGCGCCGCTCATCGAAGAAAGCCTTCGCTTCACCGCGATCCCGGCCGCACAGAAGAATATCTTCGTCGAGCAGCGCATTTGCGATGGCATGAGGCTGACCGCCGATCGCCGCGCGATGAAGCAGATCCTGCTCAACTTGCTCTCCAACGCAGTAAAGTTTACCAACGAAGGTGGCCGTATCGCCGTTCGCACGCGTCGCACCAACAGCGGCGTCATGCTGACGATTGCCGACACCGGTATCGGCATCCCTCGCGCGGCGCTCGGCAAGATCGGCCAGCCTTTCGAGCAGGTGCAAAACCAGTACGCAAAGAGCAAGGGAGGCTCTGGCCTCGGTCTTGCCATCTCTCGGTCGTTGACGACCCTTCACGGGGGCAAAATGAAGATCCGGTCGCGCGAGGCGATCGGCACCGTCATTTCACTGCACATTCCAAACAACGGCCACTAA